CTTTTTATATCTGATGCTTCTTATAAACTATGCGTAATATGGTCACCTTTTATTGTATGAGAAGAATtttagtgttaaaaaaaaaattacaaagttgctgcatttttcttgcgTATGAGAGCCTCACtagcattatttatttattatgcaTGACTAGTAGCATTATATTTTCAAGGCTGTACTTGGAGGGTATCCTTCAATTCCACTGCACATATATACCGCAATATATAACCCCCCAAATTCCCAATTGGCTCAGAAGTAGCAGGAAAAGGCTCAAATTCCTGAAATTCCTACCTAGGGTACGAGCATAAGGTAGGGTAACAGAAACCCTAATGGGAAAAAGGCTAATGCAGAGTTTGGGACCCCCCCCATGTATAAACGGAGTTCATCAAATGGTTCAATTACAGTTTTGCCCTTGACAGCCATAGGTAAAGTACAAGAATATCTTCTAGTCTGGCTTTTGGGCCTGGTAAAAAAGAGGACCATATCTCCATTAAAAGAAGAACCTCTCATGAATCTAAATGAGACTCCCCCATCAGTTTATCTACATTgccattcattcattcattcacaacactcttctttctttctttctttctttccatccAATATATCATTTCATGCTTCACATTCTACTttacagagagagacagagagacaaaGTAGTGCTTAATAATTTCATACCTGGTCATGCCTTTTCATCCACGTAATTCCACTGATACCCTCCCTTTCTAAGCCCTCTTTTGTCCCTTCCCTTTTTATGAACCCTTCTCTGTCAACTTCAGTCCTTCTCTCCCAGATATTGCTCTGATTTCCTCTGTCCATCCTCTCCATGTGCCCCCCCTTTCCCCCTTCCCTACTATTATAACACCACACACCCTTCTCACCATTTCATGCACTTTAACTCTCacctacctctctctctctctctctctctctctctctctctctctattttgttTGCTTCCctttgttttgttcttgttttcaaTCTATCATGGAacctcaacaacaacaacaacaaccaaacGAGGATGGCGGCAGTGGGAAAGGGGGATTCCTATGCAGGCCAAGCAGTACACGCTGGACGCCAACAACTGACCAGATAAGAATTCTAAAGGACCTTTACTACAACAATGGAGTTAGGTCCCCGAGCGCTGAGCAGATTCAGAGGATCTCCGCTAGGCTCAGACAATACGGAAAGATTGAAGGAAAGAACGTTTTTTATTGGTTTCAGAACCACAAAGCTCGTGAAAGGCAGAAGAAAAGGTTCAACGTCTCTGATGTCCCCATGCAAAAAGGACTAATTGCTACTGGTGCTTGGAAACCTGAAGAATCCCCCATCCACACCAAGTACTCCATGACTCCTGGTGAATTCAACCAACCACTCTTATAAATTAATCtccatttctttccttctttctcttcGATCCACATCATTTTCGTAACCTTTATTCGATCTTTTGTAGGGGTTGctgcttcatcttcttcttcacctggGGTGATTCCTTTGGGGCATACGGGGAACTGTGGATATGGACCTCTGACCATGGAGAAGAGCTTTAGGGTAAGAATTATGATGAAATTCGTCCACAGAATTATATTCTAGCTAGCAAAAGCCATCATTTTTGAAACACATCGAAATGGAACTAAAACTTCAACCCGTTTGATCATCAATGCAGCTTTAATCTcctattttttcttattaaacAGCCAAACGTACATAAACAGCTTTCgttgaaatggaaaaaaattgtGAACAATGGTAATATCATATGTACGTGTCAGCTGATGATGCTTGTTTCTTTCAAGCAGGACTGCTCAATATCAAGTGGAGGTAACGGTGGTGTTGGTGGATCCATTAGCCATAACTTTGGATGGGTTGGGGTTGATTCGTATTCTTCATCCTACGCTGATGTCTTTGACAAGAGAAGATCAATGGAAGATCAAGAAGAAGCTGCTCCAGAGATAGAAACTCTCCCACTGTTCCCCATGCATGGTGATGACGGCATCAATGACTTCTGCAACATGAAGCCTTCATCCGGCGGTTACTACACCGGCTGGTATCGGTCCGGCGACGATGGCAATAGCGGTTCTCGCACTTCCCTCGAGCTTAGCCTCAACTCCTACTCTCGCagatcttaattaattaagctgcTGCCTTGGTATCTCTATGCCAATTATAATAAACATGGCCTAGCTAGTTTGACACTTGTTTTTTAGTTCAAAGTACTTGTGAAGTTGACATGTCTAATGGAAAAGCACTTAAACGTGTGATTAACTAATTAACTTTTTATTCCTTTGTCACTTTTCAAAGAATATTCCATGCAAATCTGCTAAAATCATGGGTTAAGAACACAATCATAGTTAATGATTAGGAACTAATTAATATTGGAAGATGATCAGGTCTCTTTGTTAAGGTTTTGGCTTTGCAAACCAAACAATGACGTCTTCCAAGCTTGCAAATCAGCTTACGCAAGATTTGTGGGGCTTTCTGTCACCTTCATTGAGTTAATAAAGTATTAATGATCTGACCATTTTCAAGCAACTCTCAAGATCGAGCATATGCACAGCGCGTGGGGAAGTGATTCATGGACAGAGATTTCAGGCGCGGGACCCTTGGAACGAAGTCGAGGGTAGAGCCAGCCCCtaagctaattaattaagcaaccACAGTAGTGCATGTACTGCAGCAGAAGGTTTTCCGGGTATCTTATGGATATTAGGTGCTTTTTGTACGCTGCCGAAAGATTTTGCCAATGATATGGATATTAGGTGCATGTAATGGCATAAAGAATACTCCTCGAGAAGGGACTTCAGTTTGATGGAAGTTCAGAGAATGTGAAAGTATATGCGGCGTCTTaactgttttatttatttatagaaaaGCTAGAGAAATACGAAAGGAAATTACAGGGATCAATATTCCAGGCTTTCCAGCTATCAAGGAGAAGATTTAGTAcagaaat
Above is a genomic segment from Alnus glutinosa chromosome 12, dhAlnGlut1.1, whole genome shotgun sequence containing:
- the LOC133850996 gene encoding protein WUSCHEL, with protein sequence MEPQQQQQQPNEDGGSGKGGFLCRPSSTRWTPTTDQIRILKDLYYNNGVRSPSAEQIQRISARLRQYGKIEGKNVFYWFQNHKARERQKKRFNVSDVPMQKGLIATGAWKPEESPIHTKYSMTPGVAASSSSSPGVIPLGHTGNCGYGPLTMEKSFRDCSISSGGNGGVGGSISHNFGWVGVDSYSSSYADVFDKRRSMEDQEEAAPEIETLPLFPMHGDDGINDFCNMKPSSGGYYTGWYRSGDDGNSGSRTSLELSLNSYSRRS